In Lentisphaera araneosa HTCC2155, the genomic window CGCACAGAACCAATGGAGGCAGGTTTCCAATTTCGTTTCGGTGAACGCTACAGAGCCTCATATTTTAAGGACTCAGTGAAGCAATTAATGCATCAGGATCAATCCATTGATAAAAGTAGTCTGCCCGATGACTGGTACAGCACCATTGCCTACACTGATCACGCCATCAAAACGGTCAAAGAAGAAGCCATTGATAAAAATAAACCTTTCTTTTTGTACTATTCAGTTCACACACCTCATTTTGATTTTCACGCACCTAAGAAATATGTCGACAAATACAAGGGCCGCTATGATGCTGGCGTCAGTGAAATGAGCAATCAAAGATACCAGACAATGGTGGGTAAAGGCATTATTGATCCGGCGACCTGGAAGCTCCCTCCACTTTCACATGATGGCGAACAAAGCAAAGTATTTAACTGGGATGACTTTAACAGCAAGGAACAAAGGCTCTATACTCGTAAGTTAGAGGTCATTGCGGGCATGCTCGATGTAGCTGACGAACAAGTAGGTAGAATCATCACTATGCTCAAAGAAACGGATCAATATGAAAATACGCTAATATTTTTCCTCTCAGATAACGGTGCCTGTGCAGTGCGTGGAAAATACGGCAATACAAAATTGGATAAGATGGAAATGGAAGAAATCGCTCAACTGGGCGTCCCTCCTTATGCCCATGCAGGCGATAGTGGCTCAGTAGTCGCCGCTTTCCAAAACACTCCATTGCGAGGAGCCAAACAATCTTTATGGGGAGGAGGAATGCGCACGTCCATGATTGTTAACTGGCCTGGGAATATGGCAAAATCTGCCACAGAGGCATATGTCCGTGAACCTGTACAAATCATGGATATAGCTCCAACTATCTATGCGGCAACAGCAACAAACTACCCAAAAAACATCGGCGAACGCACTCTCAATCCAATGGATGGATCAAATATTTTACCGCTCCTGAAAGGTGAGTCAATTCTTGATCGGGAATTCGTCTTTTCTTACAAACATTACCGCATGGCAAGAAAGGGTAAATGGAAAGTGATTGCTTCAATGAAAGACGAAAAGAAATATCCCGAGGGTCACTGGCAACTTTTTGATCTTGAAAATGACCCTGCAGAAATGACTGACCTCTCTGCAAGTATGCCTGAAATCACTAATGAACTACGCCAAAAAGCCATGGATCTACACAATCAGTACCCTACTTTAGAACGAAAAAAGCGTAAGAAACCTAAAAAAGATAAAAAGTCTAAAGAGAAAAAAATAAAGCAATCTCAATAGCTACTCGAGCGACATAGATCAAGAACTTATTTTCCCCCGTCAATAGATATAAAAACCCCAAGCTTATCATACATTTATCTGGCCTCTTGCGTCACATAAGTCGTCAGTGGCCTGTGCAAGGTAGTAATTGTCTTGTCCTGATATAGGTTGTCATCTAAAATAGGAAAAACCTATGAAAGATACAATAAGATATAGTGAATCATTTAAACAAAAAGTGGTAAACGAGATCTCCAAAGGTAAATTTATAAGCTGTGGAGAAGCGAGCCAAGCTTATGGGATATCAGGCTCTTGTACAGTAAGAGCCTGGGTCAAAAAGTATGGTAGAACAGACTTATTACCAAAGGTGATTAAAGTGGAAACAGAAAATGATATTGATGAGATTAAAGCTCTTAAAAAGCATATTGCTGAGTTAGAGAAAACAGTAACCGAACTAGCGATAAGTGATGTTATGAATAAAGCTTACTTTGATATAGCTTGTGATGAGTTCGGCGTATCTGATAAAGAAGCCTTCAAAAAAAAAGTCGGTGTGAAGCGGTCAAAAGAGTCAGATCAATGAATAGCCACTTTACTGTTAAACAACTTTGTAATCACCTCCATATGAGTCGGCAAAATTTCTATAAAAATAAATCTTTAAGCACCAAAAAAGAAGTAGATAGAAAACTTGTGATCGATCTTATTAAAGAACAACGTTGCATTCAATCTGAGCTCGGAATTCGAAAGCTGCAGAATATGTTAGTAGATAACTTCAAAGAGAATTCTATACAGATAGGACGAGATCGCTTATTCGATATAGCTCGCGAAGAACGCCTATTAATCAAAAGAAAGAGGAAGTACTGTCGAACTACTGACTCTAGGCATCGTTTTAAAGTCTACAAAAATCTAATAAAGGATAAGGTGTTAACCGCACCTAACCAGGTGTGGGTTTGTGATATAACCTACATCAGAGTTGCAAAAAGCTTTGTTTATCTAGCGTTAATCACAGATGCCTTCTCTAGAAAAATTATTGCTTATAATGTGGGAGAGAGTTTAGAAGCTGTAGGATGTATCAAAGCATTAAAGATGGCTTTAAAAAGTCTCCCAAAAGGGTCATACCCCATCCATCACTCTGACCGTGGGTCTCAGTACTGCTGTCACGATTACATTGAAATCTTGACGAATAGAAATCTTCCTGTCAGTATGACTGAAGAAAACCATTGCTATGAAAATTCAAAAGCTGAAAGAGTCAACGGAATACTGAAGTATGAATATCATTTACGCGAAACATTTAAGAACTTTAAAGATGCTAAAAAAGCAATTAAGCAGGCTATTTACTTATACAATAATTGTCGCCCTCATACAGCTTTGGAATATTCATTTCCAAGTGTTGTTCATGAAACACAATGTGCATAAATATTAGTCAATTAACATAAACAAAAGTGACAACTATTTTTCAGGACTTGACAATCACTAAATTTAACAATGAGGAAGCTCTATGAAAAAAGCTCTAGTCTTTTTATTCCTGCTCCTAAGCGGAGTCAGTTTCGCTAGCGAACGCCCTAATATTCTTTGAATGTTTTCCGATGACCATGCCTTCCAAGCTATCGGTGCTTATGGTGGGCGATTTAAAGATCTCAATTTAACTCCAAATATCGATCGTATTGCTAAAGAAGGAATGACTTTTGATAGAGCTTATGTGGGGAACTCCATCTGTGCTCCAAGCCGTGCCACTCTCTTGACTGGCAAACATAGTCATATTAACGGTAAGACGACCAATGGCGGCCCCTTTGATCACGACCAGCAACAGTTCCAAAAATCCTTCAAAAGCAAGGCTATCAAACGGCCATGATTGGGAAAATCCATTTAAAAGGTGCCATGCAAGGCTTCGATTATTGGGAAGTTTTACCTGGGCAGGGCAAGTACTGGCATCCTGAATTTGTAACTACTAACGGAAAAACTACTTACAAAGATGAACACTCCACAGATGTGATCACTAAGCGCGCTAAGAACTGGTTACAAAATGATCGTGATCAAGAAAAGCCTTTCATGCTTATGGTTCATTACAAAGCCCCACATAGAGCTTGGCAACCAACCACACGTTGGAAAGAAAAATTTAAGGCGATGACTTTCCCTGAGCCAGATACACTTTTTGATGATTACCAAGGACGTGGAACTGCCGCTAATAAGCAAGATATGTCGATTGACGTAACCATGCGTATGAGCCGTGATGTAAAATCAAAACTTCCCGAACGTACAGAAGAGTTGAGCAAAATAGACCCCTATGACAAAAAAGCTTTAATCCGCTTAAAATATCAGTGGTATATGCGTGATTATTTAGCCTGTATCGCAGGTGTAGATGAAAACATTGGCTTCTTACTCGATTACCTAAAAGAAACTGGTTTAGATAAAAATACCATTGTCATGTACTCAGCAGACCAAGGCTTTTACTTGGGGGAGCACGGCTGGTTCGATAAACGCTTTATGTATGAAGAATCATACCGCACGCCATTTTTAGCTCATTGGCCAGGAGTCACTGCACCTGGATCACACAATTCCGATCTAGTTCAAAACATTGATTTCGCTGAAACTTTTCTAGCCATGGCAGGCATTAAGGCTCCAGAAGATATGCAGGGCGAGAGCTTGGTCCCCTTACTCAAAGGCGAGACTCCTGCGGACTGGAGAAGTCACCTTTACTACCATTATTACGAGTATCCCGCGGTCCATAGTGTCCGACGACATGAAGGCGTCTCTGGCAAGCGCTTCAAACTCATTCGTTTTTATGGTATTGATGTGCCAAATGGCGAAGAATGGGAGTTTTTTGATCTGAAAAATGATCCCAAAGAAATGACGAGTCAATACGGCAACCCTGAATACGCTGCGGAAATCGCAAAGCTGAAAATCGAATTAGCCAATCTTCGAGAAAAATACCAAGTCGTAGAAATCCCTCAAAAAGTACGTAAGAAATAAGCACATTCAGTGCCGAAGGTACGGCATAGAGCTCTATGTCATGCCCTTGGCATTCCAAATGAGCAGTTTTGAGTACCTAAGGTACGGCATACGCTAGCCTGGCTCGTGAGAGCTAGGAGATAAGGTCGATAAAAAAAGTGAGTGCCGAAGGTACGGTATAGAGCTCTATGTCATGCCCTTGGCATTCAATTTGAATCGTGCATTCCGTCACCCAAGGCTACCGCCATTGGGCTATATTATACCATGCCTTCGGCATTCCAAATGAGCAGTTTTGAGTACCGAAGGTACGGCATAGAGCTCTATGTCATGCCCTTGGCATTCAATTTGAATTGTGCATTCCGTCACCCAAGGCTACCGCCATTGGGCTAAGTATAAGGGTAGGGAAGACTCCTTGCGGAGTCTCCCCTCCTTCCGAACCGTACGTGCGGTTCTCCCGCATACGGCTCTCCAGTCAGTGCTTACTCCGAAGAGACTGAAATTCCAGTTTCCAAGCTTCTTCCAGTGAAAAGAAGCCTAGATCTGTAAAGTAGGCTTTATTGTATTTACGAGTATCAATCATGCGATGAGAACCTTTCTTGCGATTATATTTGGCTATAATGCTGCGCAGTCTTCTGCGTGTAAATTCATCTATACCTCGCATTGCATACACAGTGGAGTGCTTGAAGTATTGATACCATCCGACAAGATTTGGCCGAAGGTAAGCAATTATGTCCTCTATTGAGTCCTTATTGCTTCTCCTCGTTTTCTTGCGTATGGCATCTTTGCATTTCTTCAGGCTCTGCTTCCTTGGCCAACGTTTAATGCGATGTGTATTTCGCGTTCTCTCGAAATGGTATCCGAGAAACTCGAAGTACTCGCACTTCTCTGTCATGTCGGCAATTCGCGTTTTTTCTGGATGAAGTTTCAGCCCATTGGCTTTCATCCACCTTCGCGTTTTGCGCAATGCCCTTTTGGCTGATTCTTTACTTTTACACATGATCAGGAAATCGTCTGCATAGCGCACTATCTCGAATCCAGCCTCGGTCATCTTGTGATCAAAGGGATCAAGATAGATATTTGCTAACAGAGGACTGATAATTCCTCCCTGCGGTGTACCTTCTTCAGGTTCCCAATGTTTGAGACCATCAAAGATATTGGCTTTGAGGAATTGTTCGATCAGATCAAGAATTTTACCATCAATGATCTTTTCCTTGACTCGACTCATGAGTTTCTCATGTGGTATAGTATCGAAGTAGCTTTGGATGTCGGCATCCATAACATAGAGATAGCCCTGCTTTAACAATTCATTCACTCGTCTAAGTGCATCCTTGCAACCCAGCTTTGGACGAAATCCAAAACTGTAGGGCGAGAAGTCGATATCGAATATCGGCT contains:
- a CDS encoding arylsulfatase — translated: MRAFSQVLIIAGLFILSVHSKENTKTNVIIILFDDMGYSDPEYMGGEAQMPHISKLADEGATFLNCMNNAKCAPTRCALMSGMNSKRLGIQGEAGGDFIENKAACIAEVLGDSGYTTILSGKWHIRTEPMEAGFQFRFGERYRASYFKDSVKQLMHQDQSIDKSSLPDDWYSTIAYTDHAIKTVKEEAIDKNKPFFLYYSVHTPHFDFHAPKKYVDKYKGRYDAGVSEMSNQRYQTMVGKGIIDPATWKLPPLSHDGEQSKVFNWDDFNSKEQRLYTRKLEVIAGMLDVADEQVGRIITMLKETDQYENTLIFFLSDNGACAVRGKYGNTKLDKMEMEEIAQLGVPPYAHAGDSGSVVAAFQNTPLRGAKQSLWGGGMRTSMIVNWPGNMAKSATEAYVREPVQIMDIAPTIYAATATNYPKNIGERTLNPMDGSNILPLLKGESILDREFVFSYKHYRMARKGKWKVIASMKDEKKYPEGHWQLFDLENDPAEMTDLSASMPEITNELRQKAMDLHNQYPTLERKKRKKPKKDKKSKEKKIKQSQ
- the ltrA gene encoding group II intron reverse transcriptase/maturase; translated protein: MSEMAKQILGRDERFVEIQAWASPSVWTDQMLKTLHRGVERGKWYSLSDKLMRKNNIMEAWEKVCSNKGKHGVDMVSIERYESELEYNNAKLLEELQDGRYDPSAVRRVEIPKGDGRKTRPLGIPTVRDRVVQTALKHVIEPIFDIDFSPYSFGFRPKLGCKDALRRVNELLKQGYLYVMDADIQSYFDTIPHEKLMSRVKEKIIDGKILDLIEQFLKANIFDGLKHWEPEEGTPQGGIISPLLANIYLDPFDHKMTEAGFEIVRYADDFLIMCKSKESAKRALRKTRRWMKANGLKLHPEKTRIADMTEKCEYFEFLGYHFERTRNTHRIKRWPRKQSLKKCKDAIRKKTRRSNKDSIEDIIAYLRPNLVGWYQYFKHSTVYAMRGIDEFTRRRLRSIIAKYNRKKGSHRMIDTRKYNKAYFTDLGFFSLEEAWKLEFQSLRSKH
- a CDS encoding transposase; translated protein: MKDTIRYSESFKQKVVNEISKGKFISCGEASQAYGISGSCTVRAWVKKYGRTDLLPKVIKVETENDIDEIKALKKHIAELEKTVTELAISDVMNKAYFDIACDEFGVSDKEAFKKKVGVKRSKESDQ
- a CDS encoding IS3 family transposase translates to MNSHFTVKQLCNHLHMSRQNFYKNKSLSTKKEVDRKLVIDLIKEQRCIQSELGIRKLQNMLVDNFKENSIQIGRDRLFDIAREERLLIKRKRKYCRTTDSRHRFKVYKNLIKDKVLTAPNQVWVCDITYIRVAKSFVYLALITDAFSRKIIAYNVGESLEAVGCIKALKMALKSLPKGSYPIHHSDRGSQYCCHDYIEILTNRNLPVSMTEENHCYENSKAERVNGILKYEYHLRETFKNFKDAKKAIKQAIYLYNNCRPHTALEYSFPSVVHETQCA